The Mucilaginibacter mallensis genome has a segment encoding these proteins:
- the secG gene encoding preprotein translocase subunit SecG — MYILLLIVVIIVCILLGFIVLVQNPKGGGLSSNFSSSSQLMGVQKTGDFLEKGTWILAITLMVLSLAINVGVKRGVAASDDSNKQLHEAIQKASKPASTGAAPTALPPVQQPQPQTTPPSK; from the coding sequence ATGTACATTTTATTGTTGATCGTTGTTATCATAGTTTGTATCCTTTTAGGATTCATTGTTTTAGTACAAAACCCAAAAGGCGGAGGCTTGTCCTCAAATTTCTCAAGCTCATCACAATTAATGGGCGTGCAAAAAACCGGCGACTTTTTAGAAAAAGGCACATGGATTTTAGCTATAACACTGATGGTTTTATCATTGGCTATTAACGTTGGTGTAAAACGTGGTGTAGCAGCTTCTGATGATTCAAACAAACAATTGCATGAGGCTATACAAAAAGCTTCGAAACCGGCAAGCACAGGTGCTGCGCCAACTGCATTGCCTCCTGTTCAACAGCCACAACCGCAAACAACTCCTCCTTCAAAATAA
- a CDS encoding co-chaperone GroES: MSLNVKPIGDRILIEAAPAETKTASGIYIPETAQEKPQYGTVVAVGPGRYADQTGTLIPMTVKAGDKVIYGKFAGQEFPIDGKDYLVMRESDIYVIL; encoded by the coding sequence ATGTCATTAAACGTTAAACCTATTGGAGACAGAATTTTAATTGAAGCTGCTCCGGCTGAGACAAAAACTGCATCAGGTATCTACATCCCTGAAACTGCACAAGAAAAACCTCAATACGGAACTGTAGTAGCAGTTGGCCCGGGAAGATATGCTGATCAAACAGGTACATTAATACCTATGACAGTTAAGGCAGGTGATAAAGTAATCTATGGTAAATTTGCCGGCCAGGAATTCCCTATCGATGGTAAGGATTATTTAGTAATGAGAGAATCTGATATCTACGTTATATTATAA
- the groL gene encoding chaperonin GroEL (60 kDa chaperone family; promotes refolding of misfolded polypeptides especially under stressful conditions; forms two stacked rings of heptamers to form a barrel-shaped 14mer; ends can be capped by GroES; misfolded proteins enter the barrel where they are refolded when GroES binds) produces MSKQVKYNVEARDALKRGVDILANAVKVTLGPKGRHVIIDKKFGSPAITKDGVTVAKEIELKDPIENMGAQMVKEVASKTADIAGDGTTTATVLAQAIVTAGIKNVAAGANPMDLKRGIDKAVKVVVENLKSQKQDVGDDFSKIKQVASISANNDEVIGEMIADAMKKVGTSGVITVEEAKGTETEVKTVEGMQFDRGYLSPYFVTNSDKMEVELDNPYILIYDKKISSMKELLPILEKQVQTGKPLLIIAEDLDGEALATLVVNKIRGSLKVAAVKAPGFGDRRKAMLEDIAVLTGGTVISEERGYKLESADLTMLGQAEKISIDKDNTTIINGNGDTEVIKGRVGEIRSQIETTTSDYDKEKLQERLAKLSGGVAVLYIGAASEVEMKEKKDRVDDALHATRAAVEEGIVAGGGVAFIRAVAALANLKGDNEDENTGIQIIRRAIEEPLRQICENAGIEGSIVVQKVKEGTGDFGYNARTDKYENLIAAGVIDPTKVGRVALENAASIAAMLLTTECVLADDPEDEKAGMPPMGGGGMGGMM; encoded by the coding sequence ATGTCAAAACAAGTTAAATACAATGTTGAAGCACGCGACGCTCTAAAACGCGGTGTTGATATTTTAGCTAACGCGGTTAAAGTAACCTTAGGCCCTAAAGGTCGTCACGTAATTATTGATAAAAAATTCGGTTCACCGGCTATCACTAAAGACGGTGTAACTGTAGCAAAAGAAATTGAATTAAAAGACCCTATTGAAAACATGGGCGCTCAAATGGTTAAAGAAGTTGCATCAAAAACTGCTGATATTGCAGGTGATGGTACTACTACTGCTACTGTTTTAGCACAGGCAATTGTTACTGCAGGTATTAAAAACGTTGCAGCCGGCGCTAACCCAATGGATTTAAAACGCGGTATTGATAAAGCGGTTAAAGTTGTTGTTGAAAACTTAAAATCACAAAAACAGGATGTTGGTGATGATTTCAGCAAGATCAAACAAGTAGCATCTATCTCAGCAAATAACGATGAAGTTATTGGCGAAATGATTGCTGACGCGATGAAAAAAGTTGGTACTTCAGGTGTGATCACTGTTGAAGAAGCTAAAGGAACTGAAACTGAAGTTAAAACTGTTGAAGGTATGCAGTTTGACCGTGGTTACCTTTCTCCTTACTTTGTAACCAATTCTGATAAAATGGAAGTAGAACTGGATAACCCTTATATCCTTATCTACGACAAAAAGATCTCTTCAATGAAGGAATTGCTTCCAATACTTGAAAAACAAGTTCAAACTGGCAAGCCATTATTAATTATAGCTGAAGATTTAGACGGTGAAGCATTAGCTACATTAGTAGTTAACAAAATTCGTGGTTCACTGAAAGTTGCTGCTGTAAAAGCACCAGGCTTCGGCGATCGCCGTAAAGCTATGTTAGAAGATATCGCTGTATTAACTGGTGGTACCGTAATTTCTGAGGAAAGAGGTTACAAACTGGAAAGTGCTGACTTAACCATGTTAGGCCAGGCTGAAAAGATCTCTATCGATAAAGACAATACAACTATCATTAATGGCAACGGTGATACCGAAGTTATTAAAGGTCGTGTTGGTGAGATCCGCTCACAAATTGAAACTACAACATCTGATTACGATAAAGAAAAATTACAGGAACGTTTAGCCAAATTATCAGGCGGTGTGGCTGTATTATATATCGGTGCTGCATCAGAAGTTGAAATGAAAGAAAAGAAAGACCGTGTTGATGACGCATTACACGCAACCCGTGCCGCTGTTGAAGAAGGTATAGTTGCTGGTGGTGGTGTTGCCTTCATCCGCGCAGTTGCTGCTTTAGCTAATCTTAAAGGTGATAACGAAGATGAGAATACTGGTATCCAGATCATCCGTCGTGCTATTGAAGAGCCTTTACGTCAGATCTGTGAAAACGCTGGTATTGAAGGTTCAATAGTAGTACAAAAGGTTAAAGAAGGTACAGGCGACTTCGGTTACAATGCACGTACTGATAAATACGAAAACCTGATCGCAGCCGGTGTTATCGACCCAACTAAAGTAGGCCGTGTAGCATTAGAGAATGCAGCTTCAATTGCAGCGATGTTGTTAACCACCGAGTGTGTGTTAGCTGACGATCCTGAAGATGAAAAAGCCGGTATGCCACCAATGGGCGGCGGCGGCATGGGTGGCATGATGTAA